Proteins from a genomic interval of Nasonia vitripennis strain AsymCx chromosome 3, Nvit_psr_1.1, whole genome shotgun sequence:
- the LOC100117640 gene encoding general transcription and DNA repair factor IIH helicase subunit XPB, with protein sequence MGPPKRFKKETDRGKWKRRKEDHDPDYNIDDDGNDDAETEGIPDAAKNDVEKQDHGAIEDEYGAKDYRSQMILKPDNESRPLWVAPNGHIFLESFSPVYKHAHDFLIAISEPVCRPEHVHEYKLTAYSLYAAVSVGLQTHDIIEYLKRLSKTSIPDGIIEFIKLCTLSYGKIKLVLKHNKYFVESPFPEVLQKLLKDPVIQECRLRKTVDDTAKDKDGFITNVLAKTKVPQFGAKTVTTLPQPAVAGATTLPADGSVTQTEEEKVPDDITKFYDKIDKEDEDEEEQELKTVSFEVNQEKIEVIQKRCIELEHPLLAEYDFRNDTVNEDINIDLKPSTVLRPYQEKSLRKMFGNGRARSGVIVLPCGAGKSLVGVTACSTVRKRALVLCNSGVSVEQWKQQFKMWSTADDSMICRFTSEAKDKPMGCKILITTYSMITHTQKRSWEAEQTMKWLQEQEWGIMVLDEVHTIPAKMFRRVLTIVQSHCKLGLTATLLREDDKIADLNFLIGPKLYEANWLELQKNGHIAKVQCAEVWCPMTPEFYREYLSCKMTRKLLLYVMNPNKFRACQFLIRYHERRGDKTIVFSDNVFALKHYAIKMNKPYIYGPTSQGERIQILQNFKYNTKVNTIFVSKVADTSFDLPEANVLIQISSHGGSRRQEAQRLGRILRAKKGAIAEEYNAFFYTLVSQDTMEMNYSRRRQRFLVNQGYAYKVITKLAGMDDEPDMMYKTREEQGQLLQQVLSASDVDADEERIPGEGPRPMVRKAGNMASLSGADDAVYYEYKRSAASSTANKHPLFKKFRT encoded by the exons ATGGGACCGCCGAAGCGGTTCAAGAAGGAGACAG ATCGGGGGAAATGGAAGAGGCGAAAGGAGGATCACGACCCAGATTACAACATCGATGATGATGGGAATGACGATGCCGAGACTGAGGGTATACCCGATGCCGCTAAGAACGATGTCGAGAAGCAGGATCACGGCGCGATCGAGGACGAGTACGGCGCCAAGGATTATCGCTCGCAGATGATCCTGAAACCTGACAATGAATCGAGACCTCTGTGGGTT GCGCCGAATGGTCACATCTTCTTGGAATCCTTTTCACCAGTTTATAAGCATGCGCATGACTTCCTCATTGCGATTTCAGAACCAGTCTGTCGTCCAGAACACGTGCATGAA TACAAGTTGACAGCTTACTCGCTGTACGCTGCTGTCAGCGTGGGTCTTCAAACACATGACATCATCGAATACTTGAAAAGACTGAGCAAAACAAGCATTCCCGATGGTATTATAGAATTTATAAAGCTTTGTACTTTGTCGTATGGAAAA ATTAAACTTGTCTTGAAGCACAATAAGTATTTTGTCGAATCGCCTTTTCCAGAAGTTTTGCAAAAGTTATTGAAAGATCCTGTTATTCAAGAATGTAGATTACGAAAGACAGTCGATGATACAGCCAAAGACAAAGATGGTTTCATTACAAATGTTTTGGCTAAAACTAAAGTACCACAG TTTGGGGCAAAAACGGTCACAACTTTACCACAACCTGCTGTAGCAGGTGCAACCACACTGCCTGCCGATGGTTCAGTAACTCAAACAGAAGAGGAAAAAGTTCCTGATGATATCACtaaattttatgataaaattgaCAAAGAAGACGAAGATGAAGAGGAGCAAGAATTGAAGactgttagttttgaagttaatcaagaaaaaattgaagttATTCAGAAGAGATGCATCGAATTAGAACATCCACTATTAGCAGAGTATGATTTTCGTAATGATACTGTGAACGAAGATATTAA CATTGATCTTAAACCATCCACTGTTTTGAGGCCTTATCAAGAGAAAAGTTTACGTAAAATGTTTGGAAACGGTCGTGCAAGATCTGGTGTGATTGTATTGCCTTGTG GTGCCGGTAAAAGTTTAGTGGGCGTGACTGCATGTAGTACAGTAAGAAAGCGAGCTTTAGTTTTATGCAATTCTGGCGTATCAGTGGAACAATGGAAGCAGCAATTCAAAATGTGGTCGACTGCTGACGATTCTATGATTTGCCGATTTACTAGTGAAGCCAAAGATAAACCAATGggttgtaaaattttaattacgaCTTACTCGATGATAACGCATACACAAAAAAGATCTTGGGAAGCTGAACAGACAATGAAATGGCTGCAGGAGCAAGAATGGGGAATCATGGTCTTAGATG AGGTACATACAATTCCAGCAAAAATGTTCCGAAGAGTATTGACGATTGTTCAGTCTCACTGTAAACTGGGATTAACAGCGACCCTTTTAAGAGAGGACGACAAAATCGCTGATCTTAATTTCCTTATTGGGCCAAAGCTTTATGAAGCAAATTGGTTAGAATTGCAGAAGAATGGACACATTGCTAAAGTACAGTGTGCTGAAGTCTGGTGTCCAATGACTCCTGAATTTTACAGGGAATATCTAAGCTGCAAAATGACTAGAAAATTG CTTTTATATGTGATGAATCCGAATAAATTCCGTGCCTGTCAGTTTCTGATTCGTTATCACGAAAGGCGTGGTGACAAAACTATAGTTTTCTCAGATAATGTATTTGCTTTGAAACATTATGCCATCAAAATGAATAAACCTTATATTTATGGACCCACTAGTCAg GGTGAaagaattcaaattttacaaaacttcAAGTACAATACAAAAGTTAATACGATTTTCGTGAGTAAAGTTGCTGATACATCGTTTGACTTGCCAGAAGCCAATGTGCTTATCCAAATTTCTTCACATGGTGGTTCTCGAAGACAAGAAGCTCAGCGACTGGGTCGAATTCTGAGAGCTAAAAAAG GAGCCATTGCTGAAGAATACAATGCTTTCTTCTATACGTTAGTTTCTCAAGACACAATGGAGATGAACTATTCACGAAGGAGACAGCGTTTTCTTGTTAACCAAGGTTATGCATACAAGGTCATCACGAAGCTTGCTGGAATGGACGAT GAACCGGACATGATGTATAAAACGCGAGAAGAGCAGGGTCAGCTGTTGCAGCAGGTCTTATCTGCGAGCGATGTTGATGCGGACGAAGAGAGAATTCCTGGTGAAGGACCTCGTCCG ATGGTTCGCAAGGCCGGCAACATGGCTTCGCTATCTGGGGCTGACGATGCTGTTTACTACGAGTATAAAAGATCCGCTGCCTCTTCTACGGCGAACAAACACCCGCTGTTCAAAAAATTCAGGACCTAG